The following proteins are co-located in the Anomalospiza imberbis isolate Cuckoo-Finch-1a 21T00152 chromosome Z, ASM3175350v1, whole genome shotgun sequence genome:
- the LOC137465112 gene encoding uncharacterized protein isoform X1 has protein sequence MELFRLSLGCICLLPWLEVAEGQGFLIRNTRLEKCMRASHETNSISLASCKEHSQQQRWGWDPDMGTIISLHTKRCLSAHRTHQYALVKLEPCGDWEHQAWSCSKKGHLTLQSLGFHLGTKEGGHKVFVSREKDKFSRWKTLADETICAAARTAAQRPSKPTQQALDTRVWIYETKTIDSPKIDAVDRESSVSLTDPPLPNKFNSTVSPAKTKQTHFPANEDPSHNHSKKHGNRGKNTGARLAGTNWKTAMLVLSPLAFILGLIILTLNVHYNKKKKILSALKSSPANSSRVDLREPTPLRRGPQPYLPPSRSPSLRRGEILIEWKDGTVTPLFDNINYQVD, from the exons TAGCAGAGGGACAAGGCTTCCTCATAAGGAACACCCGGCTGGAAAAGTGCATGCGTGCCTCCCACGAGACCAACAGCATCAGCCTGGCCAGCTGCAAGGAGCACTCCCAGCAACAgcgatggggctgggaccccgaCATGGGCACCATCATCAGCCTGCACACGAAGCGCTGCCTGTCGGCCCACAGGACGCACCAGTACGCTCTGGTCaagctggagccctgtggagaCTGGGAACATCAGGCATGGTCCTGCAGCAAGAAGGGACACTTGACTCTGCAGAGCTTGGGCTTCCACCTTGGCACCAAGGAGGGAGGCCACAAGGTCTTCGTCTCCAGGGAGAAGGACAAGTTCAGCAGGTGGAAGACGCTGGCAGATGAAACCATCTGTGCTGCTGCCCGGACAGCAGCTCAGAGGCCCAGCAAACCAACACAACAAGCTCTAGACACACGTGTGTGGATCTATGAAA CTAAAACCATTGATTCACCAAAGATTGATGCTGTGGACAGAGAGTCTTCTGTGAGCTTGACTGACCCCCCTCTGCCTAACAAGTTCAACAGCACAGTGTCTCCTGCCAAGACCAAACAGACACATTTTCCAGCAAACGAGG ATCCATCCCACAACCACTCCAAGAAACATGGAAATCGGGGGAAAAACACTGGGGCCAGGCTTGCAG GCACGAACTGGAAGACAGCCATGCTGGTCCTCAGCCCCTTGGCATTCATACTGGGATTAATAATACTGACACTCAATGTTCACTACAACAA gaagaagaaaatcctCTCTGCTCTGAAGAGCTCTCCAGCCAACAGCAGCAGAGTTGATTTACGGGAGCCGACCCCCTTGCGAAGAGGCCCCCAGCCGTACCTTCCACCGTCCCGCTCCCCTTCCCTGAGGCGTGGAGAGATCCTCATCGAGTGGAAAGACGGGACTGTCACTCCTCTTTTTGATAACATCAATTACCAAGTGGACTAG
- the KIF24 gene encoding kinesin-like protein KIF24, whose product MASCLYECLCEAELEKYYPHFAAFGLQTIDELSKVSMEDYTKVGVHDVNDRKRLFQLIRIIKIVQQGNADLSKQDFQPHGLFIQPQVTKSGPRRQLHFESFCEENDGTVKGSESELYHSADFSANEEKESVGEMLGHIPPHDSEPIRLTRRDLNIPGTGTKDDLNCSTISDDIAPLLGDSELPIVQRVTHISGYNYGLPHSCIRSNTFDKETPWTESEKIRVCIRKRPLCLREERRGETNIITVKDKETLLLHEKKEAVDLTQYILQHVFYFDEVFEESCTNQDVYMKTAYPLIQHIFNGGNAICFAYGQTGAGKTYTMIGNHRNPGLYALAAQDIFRHLEASPSRKDLTVLISFYEIYCGQLYDLLNGRKRLFPREDGKHVVQIVGLREVQVDSVDELLEVILKGGKERSTGATAVNSDSSRSHAIIQIQIKDTANRPFGRISFIDLAGSERAADAKDSDRQTKMEGAEINQSLLALKECIRALDQEHTHTPFRQSKLTQVLKDSFIGNSKTCMIANVSPSHVATEHTLNTLRYADRVKELKKGIRNPTPVTKRRRKAGNLSPKRVQSTPSFPPGEKSSPKKVKLGLQQPSSATKPKAYPAALQPPGVLLTSTPKGTDKGNTSTPCFHHTTPVRGVLRITHPLKKNDLSPHSEKSPSVKDFIATAETEKSGQQDKYMQNRTPVQCLKVQTVQPLQKQLVPSEDNSFGDSNLPSDSEQEWGNTVAKQSVEPWAYLPPYQKEREEHLRLYHQQFQQPPILKQKLNYQPLERFLMQYKPEEIQVKPELSDFTLTEVQSKEWVQLEDLDDSDFSEDSFSPVCSQKSVKKGNSNKSSQHSFFLHEREQGTEEEQKGQKRQDLFFKHAKPMEDHGLDDSWDYNEGSSEAEESIKNAGCSNTPADWSYDLAVESPPRNTAEKPYCLQEDPACSWRNDKDFLADHKEYKSKHRFVYSSEATLTPEKDASTPYVSPILKSGTPECKEFDLQHEEKEESTLDKKAALSGGAVKWKARKNEVSHSVPSSYSSELTSELTAPLLVSPLGGEDTTETDKVTSNQEKPHREKQVPDSDAQSSFEDEGWQCTRSRSLTDSMLELWEQPRHGERLCARLDSSQAMHKKLASTCGHVKPCCCHLGSVLSKQGVRRSLFVGHDLTETSTAGSAVPRPEREGGGLCSDSPFKEHSGGRRCGADVNQHSNAGNSGKSNSSQGSHAEEINAEIPEKSYASQSPSQESSWLLQPKPGLRNEDLTHSEDPAKSSFGSEETGLIKKKLKQSIFTQESFAADAGFAAKDNKPVANAKCPSHMSISSSPSAASEMGKWQREALEKAQKTVIRAYRQQLDEMAHLCFKAECLINQMSAMDFQNLMAMLDEILVLKSKCVQTMRAQLQLCSASPGTDTSLQTRPPV is encoded by the exons ATGGCATCATGCCTTTATGAGTGCCTTTGTGAAGCAGAACTTGAAAAATACTATCCccactttgctgcctttggTCTTCAGACAATTGATGAGCTCTCCAAAGTTTCCATGGAAGATTACACCAAAGTGGGGGTCCATGATGTAAATGACCGCAAACGTCTTTTCCAGCTCATTAGAATAATCAAAATTGTGCAACAAGGCAATGCAGACTTAAGCAAGCAAGATTTTCAACCACATGGCCTTTTCATTCAGCCTCAGGTGACCAAGTCAGGACCCCGTAGACAGCTGCATTTCGAGtccttctgtgaagaaaatgatGGAACAGTTAAAGGCTCTGAATCTGAATTGTATCATTCAGCTGATTTCAGTGCCAATGAAGAGAAGGAGAGTGTAGGGGAAATGCTGGGACACATTCCACCACACGATTCAGAGCCAATCAGATTAACTAGAAGAGACCTAAATATTCCTGGAACAGGTACAAAAGATGACCTGAACTGTTCAACAATTTCTGATGATATTGCTCCTCTCCTGGGCGATTCTGAACTTCCTATTGTACAAAGAGTTACTCATATTTCAGGGTATAATTATGGACTACCTCATTCCTGTATCAG ATCCAATACTTTTGACAAAGAGACTCCGTGGACAGAGAGTGAAAAAATCAGAGTGTGTATCCGAAAACGTCCTCTCTGCCTGAGAGAGGAGAGACGTGGGGAGACTAATATAATCACAGTGAAAGATAAGGAAACCCTACTTCTCCACGAGAAAAAGGAGGCAGTTGATCTTACACAATACATTTTACAG catgttttttattttgatgaagTCTTCGAGGAGTCATGTACCAATCAGGATGTGTATATGAAGACAGCCTATCCTCTCATTCAGCATATTTTTAATGG AGGCAATGCAATTTGCTTTGCATACGGGCAGACTGGTGCTGGCAAGACGTACACCATGATAGGAAATCACCGGAACCCAGGACTCTATGCCCTGGCTGCCCAGGACATCTTTAGGCACCTGGAAGCATCACCATCCAGGAAAGATCTTACTGTTCTGATCAGTTTTTATGAGATCTACTGCGGACAGCTTTATGACCTGCTAAATGgaaggaaaag GCTTTTTCCAAGAGAAGATGGCAAGCACGTTGTTCAGATAGTTGGACTGCGGGAGGTTCAGGTGGATTCTGTAGATGAGCTGTTGGAG GTGATTTTGAAGGGGGGAAAAGAACGTAGTACAGGAGCTACTGCAGTCAACTCAGATTCCTCTCGGTCTCATGCTATCATCCAAATTCAAATTAAAGACACAGCCAACAGGCCATTTGGAAG GATATCATTCATTGACTTGGCTGGCAGTGAAAGGGCAGCTGATGCCAAAGACTCGGATCGACAAACAAAAATGGAAGGAGCAGAAATAAACCAAAGTCTTTTGGCA CTAAAGGAATGCATTCGGGCATTGGATCAGGAACACACACATACTCCTTTCCGGCAAAGCAAGTTAACTCAG GTACTAAAAGACTCTTTCATTGGCAATTCCAAGACATGTATGATAGCCAATGTTTCACCAAGCCACGTAGCTACAGAGCACACCCTGAACACTCTGCGATATGCTGACAG GGTCAAAGAGCTGAAGAAAGGGATTAGAAATCCTACTCCTGTCACAAAAAGGCGTCGCAAAGCTGGAAATCTATCTCCAAAACGTGTACAAAGCACTCCCTCTTTTCCACCTGGGGAAAAGAGCTCTCCAAAGAAAGTGAAGCTAGGCCTACAGCAACCCTCAAGTGCTACAAAACCAAAGGCATATCCTGCAGCACTCCAGCCACCTGGTGTCCTTCTTACCTCTACCCCCAAGGGAACTGACAAAGGAAATACCAGCACTCCCTGCTTCCACCACACCACCCCAGTTAGGGGAGTCCTACGGATAACACATCCCCTGAAGAAAAATGATCTATCCCCCCACTCTGAAAAGAGCCCCTCAGTGAAGGATTTCATTGCcacagcagaaacagaaaagagtGGCCAGCAAGACAAATATATGCAAAACAGAACACCTGTCCAGTGCCTGAAAGTCCAGACAGTGCAACCTCTTCAGAAACAACTTGTTCCTAGTGAAGATAATTCCTTTGGAGATAGCAATCTGCCCTCTGACAGTGAACAGGAATGGGGAAATACTGTTGCTAAACAGTCTGTTGAACCCTGGGCATATCTGCCTCCATAtcagaaggaaagggaagagcaTTTACGTCTTTATCACCAGCAGTTTCAGCAGCCCCCTATTCTAAAGCAAAAATTGAACTATCAACCCCTTGAGAGGTTTTTAATGCAGTACAAGCCCGAGGAGATTCAAGTGAAGCCAGAGCTGAGTGACTTCACTCTGACTGAAGTGCAGAGCAAAGAGTGGGTACAGCTGGAAGATTTGGATGACAGTGATTTCAGTGAAGATTCTTTCTCACCTGTCTGTAGTCAAAAGAGtgtgaaaaaaggaaatagcaACAAATCCAGTCAACATTCATTTTTCCTTCATGAAAGAGAGCAAGGAACTGAAGAAGAGCAAAAAGGCCAAAAGCGgcaggatttattttttaaacatgcaAAACCCATGGAAGACCATGGATTAGATGACAGCTGGGATTATAATGAGGGTAGCTCAGAGGCAGAGGAATCCATTAAAAATGCAGGCTGCAGCAATACTCCTGCAGACTGGAGCTATGACTTAGCTGTTGAATCCCCTCCAAGAAATACTGCAGAAAAACCTTACTGCCTGCAGGAAGATCCTGCTTGCAGCTGGAGAAATGACAAGGATTTCCTAGCTGATCACAAAGAGTACAAGTCCAAACACAGATTTGTTTACTCTAGTGAAGCCACCTTAACTCCAGAAAAGGATGCTTCAACCCCATATGTATCTCCTATATTGAAATCAGGAACTCCAGAGTGCAAAGAGTTTGATCTCCAGcatgaggagaaggaagaatcCACTTTGGATAAAAAGGCTgccctttcaggaggagctgTAAAATGGAAAGCTCGAAAAAATGAAGTTAGCCACTCTGTTCCTTCCAGTTATTCCTCAGAATTGACCTCTGAGCTCACGGCCCCACTCCTGGTGTCGCCTCTTGGTGGTGAGGACACAACTGAAACAGACAAAGTGACTTCCAACCAAGAGAAGCCCCACCGTGAGAAGCAGGTGCCGGACAGTGACGCCCAGAGCAGTTTTGAGGACGAGGGCTGGCAGTGCACCAGGAGCAGATCGCTGACCGACAGcatgctggagctgtgggagcagccccgCCATGGGGAAAGGCTCTGTGCCCGGCTGGATTCCTCTCAAGCCATGCACAAGAAGCTCGCATCCACCTGTGGCCATGTGAAGCCATGCTGCTGTCACCTGGGATCAGTTTTGTCCAAGCAGGGAGTCCGGCGCAGCTTGTTTGTTGGACATGACCTGACAGAAACATCCACAGCTGGATCTGCCGTCCCCAGGCCAGAGAGAGAGGGTGGGGGGCTTTGCAGTGACTCCCCCTTCAAAGAACACTCAGGAGGCAGACGATGTGGTGCTGATGTTAATCAGCATAGCAATGCTGGTAATTCAGGGAAGTCTAACTCAAGTCAAGGGTCCCATGCTGAggaaataaatgctgaaatacCTGAAAAGAGCTATGCATCCCAGTCCCCCTCTCAGGAGAgcagctggctgctgcagcccaaGCCAGGACTGAGGAATGAGGACCTCACCCATTCTGAAGACCCTGCCAAGTCATCGTTCGGCAGTGAGGAAACAGGGTTgataaaaaagaagttaaagcAGAGTATTTTTACACAAGAGTCTTTTGCTGCAGATGCAGGATTTGCAGCCAAAGATAATAAGCCAGTAGCAAATGCAAAATGCCCCTCACACATGTCCATCAGCAGTTCTCCAAGTGCTGCATCTGAGATGGGGAAATGGCAGAGGGAAGCCCTAGAAAAGGCACA AAAGACTGTAATTCGTGCTTATCGGCAGCAGCTGGATGAAATGGCACACCTGTGCTTCAAAGCAGAGTGCTTGATAAATCAGATGTCAGCAATG GATTTTCAGAATCTGATGGCCATGCTGGATGAAATCTTGGTGCTGAAGTCAAAGTGTGTCCAAACAATGCGAGCCCAGCTTCAGCTTTGTTcagcctcccctggcactgACACATCACTGCAAACACGTCCACCAGTTTAG
- the LOC137465112 gene encoding uncharacterized protein isoform X2, translating into MELFRLSLGCICLLPWLEAEGQGFLIRNTRLEKCMRASHETNSISLASCKEHSQQQRWGWDPDMGTIISLHTKRCLSAHRTHQYALVKLEPCGDWEHQAWSCSKKGHLTLQSLGFHLGTKEGGHKVFVSREKDKFSRWKTLADETICAAARTAAQRPSKPTQQALDTRVWIYETKTIDSPKIDAVDRESSVSLTDPPLPNKFNSTVSPAKTKQTHFPANEDPSHNHSKKHGNRGKNTGARLAGTNWKTAMLVLSPLAFILGLIILTLNVHYNKKKKILSALKSSPANSSRVDLREPTPLRRGPQPYLPPSRSPSLRRGEILIEWKDGTVTPLFDNINYQVD; encoded by the exons CAGAGGGACAAGGCTTCCTCATAAGGAACACCCGGCTGGAAAAGTGCATGCGTGCCTCCCACGAGACCAACAGCATCAGCCTGGCCAGCTGCAAGGAGCACTCCCAGCAACAgcgatggggctgggaccccgaCATGGGCACCATCATCAGCCTGCACACGAAGCGCTGCCTGTCGGCCCACAGGACGCACCAGTACGCTCTGGTCaagctggagccctgtggagaCTGGGAACATCAGGCATGGTCCTGCAGCAAGAAGGGACACTTGACTCTGCAGAGCTTGGGCTTCCACCTTGGCACCAAGGAGGGAGGCCACAAGGTCTTCGTCTCCAGGGAGAAGGACAAGTTCAGCAGGTGGAAGACGCTGGCAGATGAAACCATCTGTGCTGCTGCCCGGACAGCAGCTCAGAGGCCCAGCAAACCAACACAACAAGCTCTAGACACACGTGTGTGGATCTATGAAA CTAAAACCATTGATTCACCAAAGATTGATGCTGTGGACAGAGAGTCTTCTGTGAGCTTGACTGACCCCCCTCTGCCTAACAAGTTCAACAGCACAGTGTCTCCTGCCAAGACCAAACAGACACATTTTCCAGCAAACGAGG ATCCATCCCACAACCACTCCAAGAAACATGGAAATCGGGGGAAAAACACTGGGGCCAGGCTTGCAG GCACGAACTGGAAGACAGCCATGCTGGTCCTCAGCCCCTTGGCATTCATACTGGGATTAATAATACTGACACTCAATGTTCACTACAACAA gaagaagaaaatcctCTCTGCTCTGAAGAGCTCTCCAGCCAACAGCAGCAGAGTTGATTTACGGGAGCCGACCCCCTTGCGAAGAGGCCCCCAGCCGTACCTTCCACCGTCCCGCTCCCCTTCCCTGAGGCGTGGAGAGATCCTCATCGAGTGGAAAGACGGGACTGTCACTCCTCTTTTTGATAACATCAATTACCAAGTGGACTAG
- the NUDT2 gene encoding bis(5'-nucleosyl)-tetraphosphatase [asymmetrical] yields MAVRACGLIIYRRLQPAPCSKVTDSIEYLLLQTSYGTHHWTPPKGHVDPGEDDLQTAFRETQEEAGLQASQLTLIEGYKKELHYPVHGKPKTVVYWLAEMKDCNTEIKLSEEHQAFQWLKLEDACKFAEYEDMKAMLKEVHQFLCSRE; encoded by the exons ATGGCTGTGAGAGCTTGTGGCTTGATCATCtacaggaggctgcagccagcaccGTGCTCTAAGGTGACTGACAGCATCGAGTACCTCCTGCTTCAGACATCCTACGGGACCCACCACTGGACCCCACCCAAAG GCCACGTGGACCCTGGGGAGGATGACCTGCAGACAGCCTTCCGGGAAACACAGGAGGAGGCTGGTCTGCAGGCCAGCCAGCTCACCCTCATCGAGGGCTACAAGAAAGAGCTGCACTACCCTGTCCATGGCAAGCCTAAGACTGTCGTGTACTGGCTGGCAGAAATGAAGGACTGCAACACAGAAATCAAGCTGTCGGAGGAGCACCAAGCTTTCCAGTGGCTGAAGCTGGAGGATGCCTGCAAATTTGCAGAATATGAGGACATGAAAGCAATGCTGAAAGAAGTGCATCAGTTTCTCTGCTCCAGAGAATAA